A part of Methanothermobacter sp. genomic DNA contains:
- a CDS encoding transcription factor S: MEFCPRCGAVMFPAKGKFSCQCGYEKNITDKLKDKYNFSEEVESKDNVIFTGDDVSTLPTTRVECPKCGNMEAFWWLQQTRRADESETRFFRCTRCKHTWREYD, encoded by the coding sequence ATGGAGTTCTGTCCCAGGTGCGGAGCTGTAATGTTTCCTGCGAAGGGAAAATTCAGCTGTCAGTGTGGCTATGAAAAGAATATCACAGATAAACTCAAGGACAAATACAACTTTTCAGAGGAAGTTGAATCAAAGGACAACGTCATATTCACAGGAGATGATGTAAGCACATTACCAACAACAAGGGTGGAATGCCCAAAATGCGGTAACATGGAGGCATTCTGGTGGCTGCAGCAGACAAGAAGGGCTGACGAATCTGAAACAAGGTTCTTCAGGTGCACCCGCTGCAAGCACACCTGGAGGGAATACGATTGA
- a CDS encoding NUDIX hydrolase: MRAPVLTVDVIIRLSEDTVVLVRRGKPPYEGSWAIPGGFVEYGETVEEAARREALEETGLEVELEGLLGVYSDPSRDPRGHTVSICFTAVASGRPVAGSDAAEAGVFHIDDIPYDNLAFDHSRILDDFIKSIRNQNGVN; this comes from the coding sequence ATGAGGGCACCAGTACTCACAGTGGATGTGATAATAAGGTTATCAGAGGACACCGTGGTGCTTGTAAGGAGGGGAAAGCCACCATATGAGGGCTCATGGGCCATTCCAGGGGGATTCGTTGAATATGGAGAAACAGTGGAGGAGGCTGCAAGGAGGGAGGCCCTCGAGGAGACCGGACTTGAGGTGGAACTTGAGGGCCTTCTTGGCGTATACTCGGACCCCTCAAGGGATCCTAGGGGGCACACCGTGAGCATCTGCTTCACTGCAGTTGCTTCAGGGAGACCCGTTGCGGGATCCGATGCCGCCGAAGCCGGGGTGTTCCATATTGATGATATACCCTATGATAACCTCGCATTTGATCATTCAAGGATACTTGATGACTTCATAAAATCCATTAGAAACCAGAATGGAGTAAATTAA
- a CDS encoding DUF99 family protein — protein sequence MENRNFRQIKSEIRILGIDDAPFTPRSDEDVLLVGTVFRGGHWLDGVLTTKIRVDGDDATEKIVEMVNGSRHLNQLRVIMLDGLTFGGFNVADINEISSRTGIPVIVVVRKYPDLERIRRALKHRFPDWKKRWQMIENAGEIHPVESTETVYIQTAGIDPEDAAEIVRLSTTRSSIPEPLRAAHLIASGVKLGESRGSA from the coding sequence ATGGAGAACCGTAATTTCAGGCAGATAAAATCCGAGATAAGGATTCTCGGAATAGATGATGCCCCATTCACACCCAGAAGTGACGAGGACGTGCTTCTTGTGGGCACAGTCTTCAGGGGAGGGCACTGGCTTGACGGGGTCCTCACAACGAAGATAAGGGTGGATGGGGATGATGCCACCGAGAAGATAGTTGAAATGGTGAATGGCTCAAGGCACCTCAACCAGCTGAGGGTTATAATGCTGGACGGCCTCACCTTCGGCGGCTTCAACGTGGCGGATATAAATGAGATATCCTCAAGAACTGGAATTCCGGTCATAGTGGTTGTACGCAAATACCCCGACCTTGAGAGGATAAGGAGGGCCCTGAAGCACAGATTCCCTGACTGGAAGAAGAGGTGGCAGATGATAGAAAACGCTGGGGAGATCCACCCCGTGGAATCCACCGAGACAGTTTACATACAGACAGCGGGTATAGACCCGGAGGATGCAGCTGAGATTGTGAGGCTCTCAACGACCAGGAGCTCCATTCCCGAGCCCCTCCGGGCGGCACATCTCATCGCATCAGGAGTTAAACTGGGCGAGTCAAGGGGCAGCGCATGA
- a CDS encoding DNA-directed RNA polymerase subunit L — protein MEVILNKRYEMEIVFEGETHTLCNVLRSILMEDETVKAAAYSIDHPIVGEPQLYIRARSPKKSLIKAAETLIERCDEFRSLIESA, from the coding sequence ATGGAAGTCATTCTTAACAAGAGATATGAAATGGAGATAGTATTCGAGGGTGAAACACACACCCTCTGCAATGTACTGAGAAGCATACTGATGGAGGATGAAACCGTTAAGGCTGCGGCCTACTCCATCGACCACCCAATAGTGGGGGAACCACAGCTTTACATAAGGGCAAGGAGCCCCAAGAAGTCACTTATTAAGGCTGCCGAGACTCTCATTGAGAGATGCGATGAGTTCAGGTCACTCATAGAGTCAGCCTAA